In the Salvia miltiorrhiza cultivar Shanhuang (shh) chromosome 8, IMPLAD_Smil_shh, whole genome shotgun sequence genome, ACAAGCAAGAATGACTATTGGTGTTGCAGCAGAACTTATACCCAACTTCTTCAGTAGACAGATATAACTTGccattttcttttttcccaaTGGAAAAAGAACAAACATGTGTTTACTATATCTTCAATGATTTATTAGTATTTAACTGTAGCATATAAAGGCttcttccccccccccccccccccccccaccccattTTGTTCTGTTTACTGTATGGAATAAATCAATGGTTAGACATCTCCTGATTTATTAGTATGAAGGTTTTGTTTGGTTTTCTATTTCATTTATAACTTTTCAACATCTCAAACGAGCCCTAACGAAgtcccaaaaaataaaaaattagtcaCAAGCAAAACTTTTATTAACGGTcacaattattgattttttttttttttaattattgggaGTTCGCAACGGCTACCTCTGGTGTGCATTGGTAACTCAACATTCCTTTTTTAATTAAccacaaattaaaatttcaatttagaCATGGGCTCAATTACCCCTtctataagaaaagaaaaaagtgtcaatccaaataaaaatatggaaaactagcatttttttatgtaaatataaaattatattcttaatgatattttacattgttacacaaaagtgtgtaataacgtaaaagtgtgtaattgcaaaaaagtgtaacaatataaaatacactattacacactttttcaaaaatcgtgTAATGATCGTGaaaatcgtgtaatagtgtatatattagaaaaatatatattaataatatatgtatGATCCCCCTAAAAGAAATTATACATATGATCAAGATTCACAAGTAGCAATAAAGCTGAGGCATTCAAAGACCCTCCTTTGTGAGAGTTCTTGGGTTCAATCTTGTTTGCGTGCGAATAGTATTCTCACTTTTGTGTGAGTAGTGGTTCCGTCTGCGTGcgagttgcttatttgattatatgatAGATACTTcttataattcaaaaaaaaaaaaaaaaactcacaaGTAATAATGAGCTTATCAATATATGGGAAAATGCTATAGATTAATCAATCTTCAATCTACCACACACATCCGCCACAAATTTGAATCAATATATTTGGGCCTTCTGTAAATGATAGAAATGTCGAATCTGTCGCACTGCATcaagtaaaaaaagaaataaattcgtCAAAAGGCCATATGGTTGTAACTTGTAAGTTCGTAACTATTGGAAGCATGTTTAAAGACTAGCTATATGGTCTTTGATAAATCTACATATTCTATATAAGGGAATACTTTCTAGATTTCATAACCTATGTTTTCCCATCTAAAtgcactttttatttttagaaattaaCTTATACTTAcataagagcactcccagcagatcacctaaatgcatcactaactctaaatttaggctaaaacaattgaaaatgagataaaaaatgcatccagcagatcccctaaattggatggggcccacaaaaaattttacacctacctaaattcaatcttaaatttacacccaccctaaatttattttaagcttataattaatagggcccacacataattattgtttttatgtagaaaataggagatctggtgtatgcatttataaaatcgagatcctaaaattaaatagggaagctttagggatgaatataggagcataattttgggatttctgctgggagtgctctaaatATATGTgcatacatattaatttgtctTATACGAgagatattattatatagtatacaTAAATATAACACGATTTTATATCTTTGCATTagctatataaatatatactgaTATTATTGTATATTTAATAGATCGATAATAaaacttaaatatatatatacatagagaGAATGAATCCACTGAGAATGAATAAATGTGACGAGCAATGAAAATACATGAAAAAAACAATGAAATCCATGAATATGAGACGAACAAATCCATgaaattcacaaacaaaacatTCAGCTAATATTAATATGGTTCATATCGTGTTCGTGGATTTCATGAGTTTATTCATTGATTTTATAGATTTATTCATGTGTAATTTTCACTGGatcataattatatatagagggtataattttagtgaaaatatatttttcgtgagaatCATTGTAATTAGTGCATTTAGTGTCAAAATTAAGacatttgataaaaaataaaatttttgctccttCAGAATCTTGAATCCAAGTGATGCATTTGGTTTTCCATTTGATGTGCGTCAAGATTTTTACTCACAGATGTTGTTGGCATCAATATAATTGATCAACTTCATTGAAACCCTAGATTTGTCTTGGCACATACCAGAAAAAAACTTGTTTATTAAACATTCATTTGTACCTCCACACCTAAGTCTAGAGTAGTACATAAATCTGGCATCTCACAACTGCTAATtatagagagggagagggagagattGTCAAGCCGGTTTGAGAGTTGAGAGGGTGAATTTGTAATAATTGAGGAGAAAATTGAGGCAATTGACGCACAATATTAAGATGGCGGCGAAGAGAGCTATGGCCGTCCACGGACTACGAAAATAAGTATGAAGAAGCTCTGCCTTGAAGGTCTTGGTTTTGCTTCTGCAGTGCTCGTTGATTCTCTCCCTCACCCCTCTGAACACATCTTTCCTGCACGACCCATCCGTATTCAACGCACTGAACATCTTCACCACCTCCTCGTCGTTAGCCACGCAGCTCACCACTATCCCCTTCTCCCGCAGCTCCTTCACGTCCTCCGCCTTCATTATCAGCGCCTTCATGAATTTCACGTACGACGTCACCGCGAAATCCGTCCCGCTCCCCGCCGACATTTCCATCGCGATTATGTTCGACAGGATCACGTTCGTCTTGTTGTCCACCAGCAAAATTGGAAGCCGAAGCATCCCGTAGAATGAGTGCGATCTGAATTCGATGTCTGTCAAGCAGTAGGATTTTGATTTGGTCGGCCGGAAATGGATCCCCTTCGCTTTCAGATCTGTAACCGATCGGAACTGGCTGTTCACCGCCTTCACGGTTTCAGCTTCCGTCGTCTCCTTCTCCTGGACGAGTGCTGCACGGCACGCGTCGAGAAGGTGCCTAACTTGTTTCCCCTCAGGAACTTGCGGCAGGTTTTGGGTGCAGGAGTCCCCACAGTTTATCATGGAGCTTACGAGACGGCAGAAAAAGGCGTCGACTGATTTATCATCAATGCCCTCACATGTGAAGGGGATGATGATTTTGAGTAAGAAAAAGGGGAGCTGATTCTCCCACATGAAGAAGTCGCGGACTATAACTGCGAGTCTGGACATTCCGAGGCGATTGAGGACGTCGTCGTGGTCGTAGTGCGCGGCCATCTTCTGGATGCAGTAGATGAGGAAGCAGGCGTCGAGGAGCATCATTTTAGACAATGCTTCGTCGCTCAAGTGGTTTATATCTTCGTAGAAGGCTCTGATTTCGCGTGAGAGGTTTCTGATGTCCCTGAGAAGGACGCTGCTTTGGGTGTCTGAGAGGAGCAGGGGGAGGATCTCGGATTTGAGATGCTCGAGTTTCTTGAGGCGGGGGTGGCCGTGATGGTAGGGGCCGAGGGAGACGAGGACGGGGTGGTAGATGCCGTCGTCTATTTCTCTCTTGCACCCGACCACTTGTGTCGCCACTCTCTGCAGAACCACCGCCGCCGGCGGTATATCGACGCCCACGTACTCCTTATGTTTTGGTGAAACCTCTCCCATATTTATCTATACACTACAATTTTTATGGTTTTTGTTTTTGAATGACATTCAACACACAAGAGCGCAGGTTTTATagcgatctctctctctccctcatttATCTATACAAATTACAATTTTCGTGATTTTTGTTTCGGTGAGCCCACTAAATTATGATCCCACATTTACTCAGGATGAAATCCTCTGTTCCACAATTTGATATGTACAACCtcgtaccactcttaatttgtctattttatcattatttgttgttaaaataaaaaatattattatattatgaactctaattaatatttataactaaaaattgaaatttaaaaaaattattataccctaactttgaattaattaacccaaataatcaattattaattcaaacaaatataaaaaaataattataaaccctaattcgataagtgaacccttgttaattatcttcttattatattaaagcataataaattaaaattgaagaaaatataattaaaaattataataaattaagagtggtacatgGTGGTATacactaaattgtgggacagagTATCCCATGTGGATTTACTCTGTCGGTGTTAAAAATAAGTTACTATTACTCTATCTCACAAAAacattaatattttcttttttgtacaCGATCTCATCACaatctctttattttttatttttacttttcttaaAATAAGACTCTTTTGCCACttataaatattcaaatttttgtgagatgaaaagagtatttttatttGGAGATGAATAGGGTATAGGGATGACAATAGATGTTGGACCCGATCTGGACCTTGCAAAAAAcggacctaatggatttggatcGAATTTGGATTATTCCTAAGAATTTCATACTAGATCTGAAGCAAGAATTTTGAGACCCAAATTCGGCCCGCAGATCCAGttatatacaaaaaaatatatattgtttatttttttatgtaactCTTCTAAACTAATCTATACATCTATTATCATAAATAATattcttataattttattaaaggtAATATTTTACTCttatcttaatttaaattttatttattattatctcatttatttgtatttacaaatattattttcttttttcaaggTAAAATAGAAGTCAGATATTTTGTTCTACCGTTGCTGAATATTGCGATGAAGATAAACACAAAATTCATTTTAATGATATGGTAATTagtttttttcttaatttctttaGGATGTTGACGATGTTGAAGACATCTTTGAATGATTGCAAAAATTGATTGTTTAAATATGTTGTTGAACTATTAGTTTACTACTAatatgttactccctccgtcccacaaatcttgacacatatttctttttggaccgtcccacgaatcttgacacattttcaaataaggtaataattattactttctctcttactttatcacttttattatctcctctctcctattttatcacttttatactttattaattacaaacttaaacactaatctacaactccttaattattgtgccgaaaccaaacgtgtctagattcgtgggacggggggagtatttagtacttgattattatattcttgCTTATTTTGAATTCTTATAATAATttttgtgttaataggcaaaaatgcccacatccttaagtttttttataaaaatgccCTGAGTTATAAAACTAAGCATTTTATGCCCAAGTTAAGTGAACCATCGAAAATACCCTTTGATTGTGATAGATATGCATtgtttttcacaaaaaatcttacacatctatgacaaaagttgttaaagtgtaagaaaaacatcaatgtCATCAATTTAAAGACTAATTTTGGTCAAATAAGTGTTGGAAAAGGTGAAAGATGGTGTACAAAAtacaatattaatttatttttgaattaaatcaAAGTTTTTAGAATTAAATCTTAGGCTAACTAAtcaatggaatataaataccaaaaattaacacaatcaaGATtggcactcaaaacacacaacgGTAAAAAAAATGTGTCCGATCGAAAAAAATAAGTGTCTGGCCGGTAAAATCTTGTGTCCGGCCAGTCGAacagatatttttttatatatatatataattgattataaatgacaaatatgatgtgaaatagccttgtcagtaaagtattcaCGTCAAATGCTCTAATTTCATTAtaattcacgtgaaatgaatgaatctttgtttatatatgagaTCTCGACGGGCACACTCCATTGCAAAttgaaaaaacactcaaactcaatagaaattataatactccctccgtctatgaaagaacttcctatttttcctttttgggacgtccacaaaaaagcttcctacctatttttggactatgccccaccacttataattacttatttttcactttttcacaactccccatatcaattataacactttttcaccactctcaatacactcaacaattttttctctactctcaatacactcaacaatttttttcttaaaacacgtaccactccctcctaggaagttctttcatggacggagggagtattttccaAATAgtgaagctattatttgtgaatgATCGTATCCCAAAtttaaaggtatgtcattttacgtTTTCGGGCGGACAGATATTTTTCGAGCATtttaacatgttatatgttTGTATTTTTACATTTCATTCCCTTtacatcatttatttatttatttatttattatttttctgtagatgaatgaatatgggagatactttACGGTTAATTATAGAGGCGCCTTCAATGGATATGAGTACATCGGCGGCTCTCCTAAGGTTTTGCATATTTTCGGATACACCATGGCCACTACGTTGTACAtgattaggggtgagcagaaaccgaaccgaaatgcaaaaccgaaccgaaccgaaccgttttggtgcggttcggtcccgAATCTATTGGTTcgattttcggttcggtttcaaaaattaaaaaccgACAAGTTTCGGTTCGATTTCGGTTTTcaatttttggttcggttttaaaccgaaccgaaccgaaccgataaatattaatattttattatatatttatattttataatatatattcaattttctaatttttaattggtttatatattttataatatattaattggttttttcataaattatatatttatatttttacattattttacaggtttttaatttattttttttcggaaaaaaagatttttttttgcattggttcggtaaaccgaaccgaaaccgacgattttatcggttcggtttcggttcggtttggcaccctcaattggtgcggttcggttccaattttaaccatcggttcgatttttgattttgaatttttggttcggttttgcaccgaaccgaaccgatcctCACCCCTATACATGATAAATCACCTGATGttggagaattcattgagcactaattacagcttgtattatttgacgaCGAGATTAAATGGTCAGGTTGCAAGTAAAAATCTTCTTAccgatgacaatgatttgcttcagttgtTGGTGTCCCAACCATATTCTCCTGAGGTTTTTGTTGTCAAAGACGAGTCTAGTAGAGGAGTGTATGTTCCTTCGTTTGATCTCCTTCAATCTTCCGCATATAGAGGTGAATCTAAGGCAATATTCCAAAGTGGGGATggattggaagcaatccaaCTATATGCTTATTTGGACATCTCAATTGGAGATTCACCCGCCCAAGAAATCTTTGAACTCTCGGTCATTTGGGGTAATCATCAGTCAACGGATTGGCCTTCATGGGATGTCCCAAATCCCAGCGTTTACTGTCAACAAGAAAATGAGCATTTTTGGGGTCCATGGGATAATCAAAATACAGACGAGCCTCagtttgtggagaatgatgatgaagatgaagaatatGTTCCATCGTCTGAAGCCGAGACTGATACAAGCGCCTCTGAAGACTTGTCGAAGCCAAAAAACTTGAGAAGGACGGGGGTTGAATATGCAGGTTGGGTGAATTTGCAGATCGATGACAATGACAATGAATGGTTTCCTGGACAAGATGAACTAACTAATTGGTCAGTTCGGGTAAACAATGTACCAGTCGGACATATTACCGGCTGGACAGATGCTATATTggcataaaatattctattttattcaatttcataaaaaaaacaacctgcgaagaagatgatgatgaagatgccATGGATTTGTTCTCGGTTTAGGTTTGTCTCTCGTGTGAATGAACTCcaaatatctctctctctctctctcatgtccGACCATGCTTTGAACTCTTTATCTCTCTCGGTTATATTGGTGAGTAGAAAAATGAGGAAAGCTAATAGTAATATATAGATTGAATGAGTAGATTTGGCCAAGATATATGGACAAAAAAAAGGAGTGTATTGGCTTTATGTCTATCACAagtgaatctttttttttttcaaagattCACTCAAGATACAATGCAATCTTGAAAATCTTAACAAATATAAAGTGGTCAATATTTGCCTATAAACACTCAATATTTTATCCTTTTATGGGTCGACTCCATGCTTggatagaaagaaaaaaataatagtaataaaaaaagaaacagaaaaAGTTAAAATTTCATGCATTCATAATACACGACCGGACACATTACATgcattcaaaatttaaaagttaATTCAAAATAGGGGTCTGCTTTTATGCATGCATGAgtggaaatttaaaattaattcaaaagtTAAAATTTCCATCAAATTTGAAAAACCAAATTCGGTCAATGACATGTTTTTTATTGGAAACTTAAAAAAAACTGACATGTGTAAGAGCTCAACATTGATGTTGACATGTAGGGGTAAGATAGAcatttagggcatagaatgctttgttttataacttagggcatttttacaaaaatacttaagaaagtgggcattttaaattttcactcataATTTTTTATGGATTATagtgtaattatttaattttgaatgaTTGTTACAACTATAGACAATAATTAcgattttatttgatttttagttaatttaaaatttattttaaaagagagaaaaaaatatggATTCGGGTCTGGACCTGAGACCACTCTTTGAATCTTacagatctggatctggatctcattttttggGATACAATGGATCTGAACTGAATTTAGACCTAAGTAATAATTCGGAGAAATTGAAATTAACATGTAAAATGTCCATTTTGTTTGTTATGAATTTTGATATAATATACTTTCTTCTTACTATTGATAATAGCTCGTTACTATTAGACACGTTTATTAAGAAAATGAGTAATTAAAtgctaaaaataataaaaaatgattaaattcacaattttttatGATAGAATAGACGATCATGgacaaaagaaaaaatggaGTAGTATATCTATATTCTAGCTACATATATGTCATTCAATAATGAAGTGTTGGTAGTTGAGATGGTAAAGTCGAATAAGAAAAATAGTGAATCGTCCAAAATATCATGTAAAAAGTTGGGACAGGATGGTGGCCAATAGTGAATACTAATAATTGAATGGGAATTGGGAAGGGACTATTATTGTTAGTCAATCAATACAGGTAACACATAATCACACGATGGATGCATGACATATTAAACCTATATGTTTATGACGTCATAAATTTGCATATGTTGTTGTTATAAGCTATTGGAATTTCGACCAACATATATAACTAAAGTGCAAAAAGACAAACTAGACTACCTAATAATACGTACAACATTGTCATCTATTCTTTGAATTTCACACGCATATTATTagcaataaaatatattttaagctATAACTATGATATATTTAACCCTAATTTAACAattttagattaattaatattactAAATGAATTATACAAGGGAGGTTTTGGATTAAATCCCTACTAGTGTCTGCTCCCCTCCCTTCAAATTaaggtgaaaaaaaaaatactagaatTCTTTTTCAAGGTAAAAAGATCACTTGATTTTAAATActcatttcaaaataaatagtGTAGACTGAGTTAGAAATTAGAATACTTGGCATATATTTCCAATTTCTTATCTAGTTAAAGAAATTGCTTTCAGAAAATTGGTTTTGGTTATTTcattatacttcctccgtccacgaaaattCTAGTATTATTACTACTTTCGCCTGttcataataaattataatctttcatttttttaaaccaccacttatattttaaaaatcacaTTCATACATGGtattttatacatatttttctactatttattaaaactcatgtcctCAAATCACGTTATAATTTTCATGAATGGATGGAGTATAGCTTgactaaaaaatattttttgattgTTGCTTTACTATGTCAAATTTTCTCTTAAGTAATCATAGACTTCATAGTAAtatgacgatgaagcgcagtctgttggtaagacgtttttcctccaatcaataggtcgggggttcgagtcacctagaaGTTAGAATATGAGTGTGTCTTTTCTTTCTTTGAGTGTAATAaatagtattaaaaaaaattcaattgatCCGTCACTCTCTCGAATGTTAATGGGTCTCGTAAAATCAGTACTCATTTAAAGTAGTAGTTGTTGATATTGACTATTCCATAACTCGAGGCTCATATCCCAATGGACAACGGGCCATGCATGAGTTTGCAATTTTCTTCTCCTAATCGGTTAATCCTAATCCTAATCCTAATCCTAGTTaacaatttaatttcttttcaaaagaaTGGAAAATCAGTCAAAGACTCAAAGGGTACAAGATGAGAACATAAAGTTGCTTTAAATGTTAAAAATGATAGCGTTGCGTTGATGTAACAATTAATTATTTCAGCTTTAATGAATTTTGGAGCTATAGTGAAATGTGAGCTGGCCTTCTACCCTAATAATTGATCACCAATTCACCATCACTtgctcttttcttttcttttttcgtcGCTTACTCTTTCTTAACAGTTACTATTACTTTAACTATTCcaacattaaataaaaaaaattgttacgtGGTAGTGGTAATACcctatatatttatgtattcATGCTATTAGAGAAAAGCATACAATTACAATCTAAGTAACTGTGGGCTGACATTTACAATAGTCTTAAAGGGTTGAGTTccagaataaatttatttaatgtaaaaattaataacTTTACAATTAATCTATAAAGTTACTtgcatttaatatataaaataaatatatttttgtagtaAATAAATTGCATTGTAATAGTGTTCTctttggaattcgaactcaaAATCACTAAAATGTAGATATTTTTTAGGTCAAGTACActtattttattagttaaaTGCAAAGGTTTATAGTTTGTATCTTAaggaatattttttttcttcaataggGCAGACAATGATACAAACTTAGTACTAATGTTCGTTTAATTACAAACTTATTTACAATTAAACTCAAATTAGTTCAACCGTTTTCTAACTTTTTACGTGAAAATTTCAGGA is a window encoding:
- the LOC130998111 gene encoding UPF0481 protein At3g47200-like, translating into MGEVSPKHKEYVGVDIPPAAVVLQRVATQVVGCKREIDDGIYHPVLVSLGPYHHGHPRLKKLEHLKSEILPLLLSDTQSSVLLRDIRNLSREIRAFYEDINHLSDEALSKMMLLDACFLIYCIQKMAAHYDHDDVLNRLGMSRLAVIVRDFFMWENQLPFFLLKIIIPFTCEGIDDKSVDAFFCRLVSSMINCGDSCTQNLPQVPEGKQVRHLLDACRAALVQEKETTEAETVKAVNSQFRSVTDLKAKGIHFRPTKSKSYCLTDIEFRSHSFYGMLRLPILLVDNKTNVILSNIIAMEMSAGSGTDFAVTSYVKFMKALIMKAEDVKELREKGIVVSCVANDEEVVKMFSALNTDGSCRKDVFRGVRERINEHCRSKTKTFKAELLHTYFRSPWTAIALFAAILILCVNCLNFLLNYYKFTLSTLKPA